Genomic DNA from Alphaproteobacteria bacterium PA2:
CAGACCGGCTTCTTCACCCTGGGCTGGTCAAGCCGGGCCTATGGAACCCTGATCGCCGTGGGCTATGGCCTGGCGGTTCCGGTGACGGCGATCCTGACCTGGCTGATCTGGAAGGGCGATTTCGAGCCCCTGCGCCTCCACGCCCTGGAGGTCTGGCAGGCCCCGACCCGGCCAATCATTGCCCTGGCCCATGCCAGCGTCCTCCTGCTGATCATCCGAGCCGGCGCCCTGAAAGCCCTGACCGAGCGTCTGGCCGCGGCCGGCCGCATGGCCTTCAGCAACTATCTGTTGACCTCGATCATCACGAGCACGGTCTTCTGCGGCTATGGGCTGGGCCTCTATGGCCACCTGTCGCGGTTCCAGCAGCTGGGCGTGGTCTTCGCCGTCTGGGCCTTCATCCTGATCTGGAGCAAGCCCTGGCTGGAGAAATTCCAGTACGGGCCTTTTGAATGGCTGTGGCGCTCCCTGGTCCAGTGGAAGCGCCAGCCCTTCGCAAAGGCTGCCTAGGCCCTGGCGAACTGCCGGAGGGCGGGCCGCCAGTAGTCCAGGTCAGGCACATCGGCTCCCACCACCTTTGCAGCCTCGTCAGCGCGACGCAGGTCCAGGCCTGCCTTGCCATGGGGCTCGGCGTCGAAGGCGGCGACTTCGACATCCGACATGTCGCCGCCCTGCAGGGCCAGGGTGCGGATGCTCTCTGGCGAGAGGCGGGCCCGATAGGTCGGGTCTGTGGTGACCAGATAGCGTTTGGCCGGGATGTGCAGGGCCACAAGCTCAGCAATGCGGTCGCCCATCAGGTCACGGACCAGGCTCGCCCCGGCCACCCCATGGTCCCGGATATGCGAGACCGTATGCCCGACATCATGGAGCAGGCCAGCCACCTGGAGCTCAAGGTCATCTGGCGCCAGACCCCGGAGTTCCGCTGCGCACTGCAGGCCGTGGTCCAGCTCCGTCAGACCTTCGGCTTCCGAAGACGGGGTCCGCCCCATCAATTCCAGAAAGGCCTCAAGCGACGCGACATTGGCGAAGGGTTCAGGCTGTGACACGGGCGGTCTCTCCCCAGTTTGCGGGCATGGCGGGCCACCGACCGACGCCGCCGTTCTGAACGAGCATGCCGGTCAGGGTGCGGTCAGTTGTCTGGGCGCGCCAGGTCAGGAGGGCCTGGGCCTGCTCGAGTATCACCGCCGGATCCGTCACCAGGGTGCGCCAGGTGGGATCGGCTGCGAGGTCGAAGCACAGGGAAGCGCCATCGCCAAAGTGCACATAGGCGACATCAGCCCGGCGCTGGACCACCAGATTGCGGGTCTCGAGGCGCCGGTCCCAGGGCCAGGGATCGGGGCTGGCCGGGATCTGTGCCTGCCGCCAGTCATATTCCCAGTGGGCGGCGTCCCGCCACCAGGGCGGAATTTCATTGCGCAGGAAATGGGTCAGCGGCGCCCCGTCGCACTGGGCGGGCACCGGAACTCCGACGGCTTCGCAGATGGTCGGGAAGATGTCGACATTCTCGGTGAAGGCCTCGACGGTCAGGCCCTTCGACCCCCGGGGATCACGGACAACGCAGAGGATGTGATAGCTCTCTTCGAACCAGGCGGCCTTCTGGATCAGGCCGTGATCGCCCAGCTGCTCGCCATGGTCGGCGGTGACAATGATCAGGGTGTCTTCCCACTGGCCCGATGCTTCCAGCGCCGCCCAGATCCGGCCCAGCTGGTGGTCGGCCTCGCTGACCATGCCGAAATACTGGCGCTGGATGTGGTCCATGTCGGCGGGCGCCGCATAGCCCGGGACCCCGAGCAGACGCTCATGGAGCTTGTGCAGCGCCGGTCCCGCAGCAATGGGGGTTGGCAGGTCTGCATCATCATAGAGCTTCGAGAAGTCTCCCGCCGCCGCATAGGGCGGGTGGGG
This window encodes:
- a CDS encoding metal-dependent phosphohydrolase, encoding MSQPEPFANVASLEAFLELMGRTPSSEAEGLTELDHGLQCAAELRGLAPDDLELQVAGLLHDVGHTVSHIRDHGVAGASLVRDLMGDRIAELVALHIPAKRYLVTTDPTYRARLSPESIRTLALQGGDMSDVEVAAFDAEPHGKAGLDLRRADEAAKVVGADVPDLDYWRPALRQFARA
- a CDS encoding phosphonate monoester hydrolase, which codes for MTSVTVPEPARSQSLNILLITLDQFRGDCLSCAGHPVVRTPNLDRLAAEGVRFARHYSQAAPCSPGRASLYTGMYQMNHRVVANGTPLDAGFDNLALAARRAGYAPTLFGYTDQSVDPRETDGPDDPRLLSYEGVLPGFSVGLELKPDDAQCWYDWLAGLGHEVVPDWDAMLESEPQRPAEHSMSAFLTERLLGWMETQEKPWFAHISQTRPHPPYAAAGDFSKLYDDADLPTPIAAGPALHKLHERLLGVPGYAAPADMDHIQRQYFGMVSEADHQLGRIWAALEASGQWEDTLIIVTADHGEQLGDHGLIQKAAWFEESYHILCVVRDPRGSKGLTVEAFTENVDIFPTICEAVGVPVPAQCDGAPLTHFLRNEIPPWWRDAAHWEYDWRQAQIPASPDPWPWDRRLETRNLVVQRRADVAYVHFGDGASLCFDLAADPTWRTLVTDPAVILEQAQALLTWRAQTTDRTLTGMLVQNGGVGRWPAMPANWGETARVTA